A window of the Streptomyces luomodiensis genome harbors these coding sequences:
- the iolD gene encoding 3D-(3,5/4)-trihydroxycyclohexane-1,2-dione acylhydrolase (decyclizing), which produces MNTSAVRRLTVAQALVEFLAHQYTERDGRRRRLINATWGIFGHGNVAGLGQALLESGPDTMPYLQGRNEQAMVHAAVGYARHNNRLAAQAVTTSIGPGATNLVTGAALATVNRLPVLLLPGDIFTTRPADPVLQQLEVPYAGDISVNDALRPVSRYFDRVVRPEALIPAALQAMRVLADPAETGAVTLALPQDVQAEAFDWPEEFFADRVWPVRRPAPEAAEVAAAAQAIRAARRPLIVAGGGIHHSEAEDSLRALVDATGIPVASTQAGKGSLRYDHPADIGGIGHTGTAVADDLARTADLVIGVGTRYSDFTTASATLFADPAVRFLNLNITPFDAHKLGATTLVADARAGLEALTAELAGHRVDETYEAEYRTGKAAWERRVDAAFAAGDETARPSQTQVLGALDAVVGDEDVVINAAGSLPGDLHKLWRARSPRQYHLEYGYSCMGYEIPGAIGVRLAAPGTPVWALVGDGTYLMMPTEIVTAVQEGININVVLVQNHGYASIGGLSETTGAERFGTAYRFRAADGQYTGDPLPVDLAANAASLGMGVLRAKSVRELREALAAARASDRPTCVYVETETAGTAPGAPEAQAWWDVPVAQTATRPAAVKAREDYDRQAAARRRHL; this is translated from the coding sequence ATGAACACGTCGGCAGTGCGACGGCTGACCGTCGCCCAGGCCCTGGTGGAGTTCCTGGCCCACCAGTACACCGAGCGGGACGGGCGGCGGCGGCGCCTGATCAACGCCACCTGGGGCATCTTCGGCCACGGCAATGTGGCCGGGCTCGGCCAGGCGCTGCTGGAGTCCGGGCCGGACACCATGCCGTACCTCCAGGGCCGTAACGAGCAGGCGATGGTGCACGCGGCGGTCGGCTACGCCCGCCACAACAACCGGCTCGCCGCCCAGGCCGTCACCACCTCCATCGGCCCCGGCGCCACCAATCTCGTCACCGGTGCCGCGCTCGCCACCGTCAACCGGCTGCCGGTGCTGCTGCTGCCCGGCGACATCTTCACCACCCGCCCCGCCGACCCGGTGCTCCAGCAGCTCGAAGTGCCGTACGCGGGCGACATCTCGGTGAACGACGCGCTGCGCCCGGTCTCCCGCTACTTCGACCGGGTGGTGCGCCCCGAGGCGCTGATCCCGGCCGCGCTCCAGGCCATGCGGGTGCTGGCGGACCCGGCCGAGACCGGCGCCGTCACCCTGGCCCTGCCGCAGGACGTGCAGGCCGAGGCGTTCGACTGGCCCGAGGAGTTCTTCGCCGACCGGGTCTGGCCGGTCCGCCGCCCCGCCCCGGAGGCGGCCGAGGTGGCCGCCGCCGCGCAGGCGATCCGCGCCGCCCGCCGGCCGCTGATCGTCGCGGGCGGCGGAATCCACCACAGCGAGGCCGAGGACAGCCTGCGCGCCCTCGTCGACGCCACCGGCATCCCGGTGGCCTCCACCCAGGCGGGCAAGGGCTCGCTGCGCTACGACCACCCCGCCGACATCGGCGGTATCGGCCACACCGGCACCGCCGTCGCGGACGACCTCGCCCGCACCGCCGACCTGGTCATCGGTGTGGGCACCCGCTACAGCGACTTCACCACCGCCTCCGCGACCCTGTTCGCGGACCCGGCCGTCCGCTTCCTCAACCTCAACATCACGCCGTTCGACGCCCACAAACTGGGCGCCACCACCCTGGTCGCCGATGCCCGCGCCGGGCTCGAAGCGCTCACCGCCGAGCTGGCGGGCCACCGGGTCGACGAGACGTACGAGGCCGAGTACCGCACCGGCAAGGCCGCGTGGGAGCGCCGGGTGGACGCCGCCTTCGCCGCCGGGGACGAGACCGCCCGCCCGTCCCAGACCCAGGTCCTGGGCGCCCTGGACGCGGTCGTCGGCGACGAGGACGTGGTGATCAACGCGGCCGGGTCGCTGCCGGGCGACCTCCACAAGCTGTGGCGCGCCCGCTCCCCGCGCCAGTACCACCTGGAGTACGGCTACTCCTGCATGGGCTACGAGATCCCCGGCGCCATCGGCGTACGGCTCGCGGCGCCCGGCACCCCGGTCTGGGCGCTGGTCGGCGACGGTACGTATCTGATGATGCCCACCGAGATCGTCACCGCGGTCCAGGAGGGCATCAACATCAACGTCGTGCTGGTCCAGAACCACGGCTACGCCTCGATCGGCGGTCTGTCGGAGACCACCGGCGCCGAGCGGTTCGGCACCGCCTACCGCTTCCGGGCGGCCGACGGCCAGTACACCGGCGATCCGCTCCCGGTCGATCTGGCCGCCAACGCGGCCTCGCTCGGCATGGGCGTGCTGCGCGCGAAGAGCGTGCGCGAGCTGCGCGAGGCGCTCGCCGCGGCCCGCGCCTCGGACCGGCCCACCTGTGTGTACGTGGAGACCGAGACGGCCGGTACGGCGCCGGGCGCACCCGAGGCACAGGCGTGGTGGGACGTGCCCGT
- the iolB gene encoding 5-deoxy-glucuronate isomerase — protein MTTTDPFPGFHLRAGQAADGPYAVDIDPERAGWGYSSLRVLELPPGGSHSLDTGDSEWIVLPLSGGCTVTAEGETFELHGRDSVFSGVSDFAYLPRDSHARIAAGAGGRFALTGARCERRLPARYGPASAVPVELRGSGTCSRQVNNFGAAGTFACDKLIAVEVLTPGGNWSSYPPHKHDQCRPGEESELEEIYYFEIAEAHGTEGVGYQRVSPSGHGRGTDVLAEVRSGDTVLIPDGWHGPSIAAPGHDMYYLNVMAGPGAERAWLICDHPEHGWIRSTWPDQPVDPRLPLTQAPAGDPR, from the coding sequence ATGACCACCACCGATCCGTTCCCCGGCTTTCATCTGCGGGCCGGCCAGGCGGCCGACGGACCCTACGCCGTGGACATCGACCCTGAGCGGGCCGGCTGGGGCTACTCCAGCTTGCGCGTCCTCGAGCTGCCGCCCGGCGGCTCGCACTCCCTGGACACCGGTGACAGCGAGTGGATCGTGCTGCCGCTGAGCGGCGGCTGCACCGTGACCGCCGAGGGTGAGACCTTCGAACTGCACGGCCGGGACAGCGTGTTCAGCGGGGTGAGCGACTTCGCCTACCTGCCGCGCGACTCCCACGCGCGGATCGCCGCCGGTGCCGGCGGCCGCTTCGCGCTCACCGGCGCCCGCTGCGAGCGCCGGCTGCCCGCGCGCTACGGACCGGCCTCCGCCGTCCCCGTCGAGCTGCGCGGCAGCGGCACCTGCTCGCGCCAGGTCAACAACTTCGGCGCGGCCGGCACCTTCGCGTGCGACAAGCTCATCGCGGTGGAGGTGCTCACCCCGGGCGGCAACTGGTCCTCCTACCCGCCGCACAAGCACGACCAGTGCCGTCCCGGCGAGGAGAGCGAGCTGGAGGAGATCTACTACTTCGAGATCGCCGAGGCCCACGGCACCGAGGGCGTCGGCTACCAGCGGGTCTCCCCCTCGGGCCACGGCCGGGGCACCGACGTCCTCGCCGAGGTCCGCTCCGGTGACACCGTCCTCATCCCGGACGGCTGGCACGGCCCCTCCATCGCCGCCCCCGGCCACGACATGTACTACCTCAACGTCATGGCGGGCCCGGGGGCGGAGCGCGCCTGGCTCATCTGCGACCACCCCGAGCACGGCTGGATCCGCTCCACCTGGCCGGACCAGCCCGTCGACCCCCGACTGCCCCTGACCCAAGCACCCGCTGGAGACCCACGATGA
- a CDS encoding Cgl0159 family (beta/alpha)8-fold protein: MSISISDLVTVRSRHPEAIAEAAARRVRRPLIGDSGRLMILAADHPARGALAVGGHKLAMANRVELLERLCVALSRPGVDGVLATADILEDLLLLGALDGKVVMGSMNRGGLAGASFELDDRFTGHRPQDLTRLRFDAGKLLLRIDYADAGSLTTMASTARAIDEMAERRLPVFVEPFISRRVDGKVVNDLSAEAVTTSIAIASGLAGTSAYTWLKVPVTRDADEMAAVMETSTLPAVLLGGDVGKSPQDQEEAYEKWRKALRLPTVQGLVVGRSLLYPAEGSVETAVDTAVGLL, encoded by the coding sequence GTGAGCATCAGCATCTCGGACCTCGTCACGGTGCGGAGCCGGCACCCGGAGGCCATCGCCGAGGCGGCCGCCCGCCGGGTCCGCCGCCCCCTGATCGGGGACAGCGGCCGCCTGATGATCCTGGCCGCCGACCACCCGGCGCGCGGCGCCCTCGCCGTCGGCGGCCACAAGCTGGCCATGGCCAACCGGGTCGAGCTGCTGGAGCGGCTGTGCGTGGCGCTGTCCCGGCCCGGGGTCGACGGGGTGCTCGCCACCGCCGACATCCTCGAGGACCTGCTGCTGCTCGGCGCCCTCGACGGCAAGGTCGTCATGGGCTCGATGAACCGCGGCGGTCTCGCCGGGGCCTCCTTCGAACTCGACGACCGGTTCACCGGGCACCGCCCCCAGGACCTGACCCGGCTCCGCTTCGACGCCGGAAAGCTGCTGCTGCGCATCGACTACGCCGACGCCGGTTCGCTGACCACCATGGCCTCCACCGCCCGCGCCATCGACGAGATGGCCGAGCGGCGGCTGCCCGTCTTCGTCGAACCGTTCATCTCCCGCCGGGTGGACGGAAAGGTCGTCAACGACCTGAGCGCCGAGGCCGTCACCACGTCCATCGCCATCGCCTCCGGGCTCGCCGGCACCTCCGCCTACACCTGGCTGAAGGTGCCGGTCACGAGGGACGCCGACGAGATGGCGGCGGTGATGGAGACGAGCACCCTGCCGGCGGTGTTGCTCGGCGGCGACGTGGGCAAGTCTCCGCAGGACCAGGAGGAGGCGTACGAGAAGTGGCGCAAGGCGCTGCGCCTGCCCACCGTGCAGGGGCTGGTCGTCGGGCGCTCCCTGCTCTACCCGGCGGAGGGCAGTGTCGAGACCGCCGTGGACACCGCCGTCGGCCTGCTGTGA
- the iolC gene encoding 5-dehydro-2-deoxygluconokinase: protein MSEPYDLITMGRIGVDLYPLQTGVPLPQVASFGKFLGGSATNVAVSAARFGHRSAVISRTGADPFGDYIHQELRAFGVDDRFVTPVEQYPTPVTFCEIFPPDDFPLYFYRRPKAPDLEIHSDELDLDAIRAARIFWMTGTGLSEEPSRTSTLAALAARAKSGTTVFDLDWRPMFWADPETARPFYAEALRHATVAVGNVDECEIATGAREPKACAQGLLEAGVELAIVKQGPRGVLAMHRDGTTAEVPPVPVEVVNGLGAGDAFGGALCHGLLSDLPLEKIMRYANAAGAIVASRLACSSAMPTEAEVEALLAGN, encoded by the coding sequence ATGAGTGAGCCGTACGACCTGATCACGATGGGCCGCATCGGAGTGGACCTCTATCCGCTCCAGACCGGTGTGCCACTGCCGCAGGTCGCATCGTTCGGAAAGTTCCTCGGCGGCTCGGCGACCAATGTCGCGGTGTCCGCGGCCCGGTTCGGCCACCGCTCCGCGGTGATCAGCCGCACCGGGGCGGACCCGTTCGGCGACTACATCCACCAGGAGTTGCGGGCCTTCGGGGTGGACGACCGCTTCGTCACCCCGGTCGAGCAGTACCCCACCCCGGTCACCTTCTGCGAGATCTTCCCGCCCGACGACTTCCCGCTGTACTTCTACCGCCGCCCCAAGGCGCCCGATCTGGAGATCCACTCCGATGAGCTGGACCTCGACGCCATCCGCGCCGCCCGGATCTTCTGGATGACCGGCACCGGACTCAGCGAGGAGCCCAGCCGCACCAGCACCCTCGCCGCGCTCGCCGCCCGCGCCAAGAGCGGCACCACCGTCTTCGACCTCGACTGGCGGCCGATGTTCTGGGCCGACCCGGAAACCGCCCGCCCCTTCTACGCCGAGGCGCTGCGCCATGCGACCGTCGCCGTCGGCAACGTCGACGAATGCGAGATCGCCACCGGGGCGCGTGAGCCCAAGGCGTGCGCGCAGGGGCTGCTGGAGGCGGGTGTGGAGCTCGCCATCGTCAAACAGGGCCCCCGCGGCGTTCTCGCCATGCACCGCGACGGCACCACCGCCGAGGTCCCGCCCGTCCCGGTCGAGGTGGTCAACGGCCTCGGCGCGGGCGACGCGTTCGGCGGCGCCCTGTGCCACGGGCTGCTCTCGGACCTGCCCCTGGAGAAGATCATGCGGTACGCCAACGCCGCGGGCGCCATCGTCGCCTCCCGGCTCGCCTGCTCCTCCGCGATGCCCACCGAAGCAGAGGTCGAGGCCCTGCTGGCGGGGAACTGA
- a CDS encoding sugar phosphate isomerase/epimerase family protein — MTADASPAPVLDRIRVGSAPDSWGVWFPDDDQQVSWQRFLDEVAEAGYEWIELGPYGYLPSDPARLTEETGRRGLKVSAGTVFTSLHRGPEVWDATWEHVSQVAELTRAMNAGHLVVIPSFWRDDKTAELIEPPTLTAEQWRHLATGMERLGREVRERFGLDIVVHPHADTHIDTEENVARFLDATDSDLVSLCLDTGHYAYCGGDSVKLIETYGERVGYLHLKQVDPEILADVVRNEVPFGPAVQRGVMCEPPKGVPELGPVLTAAQQLDVDLFAIVEQDMYPCPPDQPFPIAERTRRFLRSCGA, encoded by the coding sequence ATGACTGCCGACGCCTCCCCCGCACCCGTCCTGGACCGCATCCGGGTCGGCTCGGCCCCCGACTCCTGGGGGGTGTGGTTCCCCGACGACGATCAGCAGGTCTCCTGGCAGCGCTTCCTCGACGAGGTCGCGGAGGCCGGCTACGAGTGGATCGAGCTGGGACCGTACGGCTATCTGCCCAGCGATCCGGCCCGGCTCACCGAGGAGACCGGACGGCGCGGCCTCAAGGTCTCCGCGGGCACCGTCTTCACCTCGCTGCACCGCGGCCCCGAGGTCTGGGACGCCACCTGGGAGCACGTCTCCCAAGTGGCCGAGCTGACCCGGGCGATGAACGCGGGACACCTCGTGGTCATCCCCTCCTTCTGGCGGGACGACAAGACCGCCGAACTGATCGAGCCCCCGACGCTCACCGCCGAGCAGTGGCGCCACCTGGCCACCGGGATGGAGCGGCTCGGCCGCGAGGTGCGGGAGCGCTTCGGACTCGACATCGTCGTCCACCCGCACGCCGACACCCATATCGACACCGAGGAGAACGTGGCCCGCTTCCTGGACGCCACCGACTCCGACCTGGTCAGCCTCTGCCTGGACACCGGCCACTACGCCTACTGCGGCGGCGACAGCGTCAAGCTGATCGAGACCTACGGCGAGCGCGTCGGCTATCTCCACCTCAAGCAGGTCGACCCGGAGATCCTCGCCGACGTGGTCAGGAACGAGGTGCCGTTCGGCCCCGCCGTCCAGCGCGGCGTCATGTGCGAACCGCCGAAGGGCGTTCCGGAGCTCGGACCCGTGCTGACCGCGGCCCAGCAGCTGGACGTGGACCTGTTCGCCATCGTCGAGCAGGACATGTACCCCTGCCCGCCCGACCAGCCCTTCCCCATCGCCGAGCGCACCCGGCGCTTCCTGCGCTCCTGCGGCGCCTGA
- a CDS encoding Gfo/Idh/MocA family protein has translation MTQQGTLGVAVIGTGTMGADHVRRINDVISGARVAAVVDIDEARAKAAADTADGCQAFTDPAAAMTAPGVDAVLIASPGPAHEAALLSAFEHDLPVLCEKPLTPDSASALRVLEAEQRLGHRRVQVGFMRRYDTEFMKLKALLAGGELGRPLLLHCRHRNVSVHSYFTNEMLISDSVVHEMDQSRWLLEQEITAVSVLKPAPSSLSPEPLSDPQLVIFETTGGALVNVEIFATCGFGYQVQAEAVCERGTARVGDAHGMLVNRPGTWGGEIAPDFVARFEEAYDREVQTWVNATRRGEVEGPSAWDGYAAAAVCEAGIRAQSTGRRTAVEMIERPAFYR, from the coding sequence ATGACGCAGCAGGGGACGCTCGGGGTCGCCGTCATCGGGACCGGCACGATGGGCGCCGACCACGTCCGCCGCATCAACGACGTGATCAGCGGCGCGCGGGTGGCCGCCGTGGTCGACATCGACGAGGCGCGGGCCAAGGCGGCGGCCGACACCGCCGACGGCTGTCAGGCGTTCACCGACCCGGCCGCCGCGATGACCGCGCCCGGCGTGGACGCGGTGCTCATCGCCTCGCCGGGACCTGCCCATGAGGCCGCGCTGCTCAGCGCGTTCGAGCACGATCTGCCGGTGCTGTGCGAGAAGCCGCTCACCCCGGACTCCGCGTCCGCGCTGCGGGTGCTGGAGGCCGAGCAGCGGCTCGGCCACCGCCGGGTCCAGGTGGGCTTCATGCGCCGCTACGACACCGAGTTCATGAAGCTCAAGGCGCTGCTGGCGGGTGGCGAGCTGGGCCGGCCGCTGCTGCTGCACTGCCGGCACCGCAACGTCTCGGTCCACTCGTACTTCACCAACGAGATGCTGATCAGCGACTCCGTGGTGCATGAGATGGACCAGTCGCGCTGGCTGCTGGAGCAGGAGATCACCGCGGTCAGCGTGCTCAAGCCGGCCCCCAGCTCGCTGTCCCCCGAACCGCTCAGCGACCCCCAGCTGGTGATTTTCGAGACCACCGGCGGCGCGCTCGTCAATGTGGAGATCTTCGCCACCTGCGGCTTCGGCTACCAGGTCCAGGCGGAGGCGGTCTGCGAACGGGGCACCGCCCGCGTCGGCGACGCCCACGGCATGCTGGTCAACCGGCCCGGCACCTGGGGCGGGGAGATCGCCCCCGACTTCGTGGCGCGCTTCGAGGAGGCGTACGACCGCGAGGTGCAGACCTGGGTGAACGCCACCCGGCGCGGGGAGGTCGAGGGGCCCAGCGCCTGGGACGGCTATGCCGCGGCCGCCGTCTGCGAGGCGGGGATCCGGGCCCAGAGCACGGGCCGGCGCACGGCCGTCGAGATGATCGAACGCCCCGCCTTCTACCGCTGA
- a CDS encoding helix-turn-helix transcriptional regulator → MTDRRLWSYREIAAHIGVQTNTVRSYRKHGLLPPPDLVEGGKPYWYADTIRSWVVRRPGNRRARRDVED, encoded by the coding sequence ATGACCGACCGGAGGCTGTGGTCCTACAGGGAGATCGCCGCGCATATCGGTGTGCAGACCAACACCGTACGGTCCTATCGCAAACACGGCCTGCTGCCGCCCCCCGATCTGGTGGAGGGCGGCAAGCCGTACTGGTACGCGGACACGATCCGCTCCTGGGTGGTCCGCAGACCCGGCAACCGCCGCGCCCGACGCGACGTCGAGGATTAG
- a CDS encoding heavy-metal-associated domain-containing protein: MRTDRHAHPTQENPMSSEAVTTVYQVTGMTCGHCEGAVSEEIGALDGVDSVKAVASTGQVTVVSTAPLDDEAVRAAVDEAGYELVGRA, encoded by the coding sequence CTGCGCACCGACCGTCACGCTCACCCCACACAGGAGAACCCCATGAGCTCCGAGGCTGTCACCACCGTCTACCAGGTGACCGGTATGACCTGCGGCCACTGCGAAGGCGCCGTATCCGAGGAGATCGGGGCCCTCGACGGGGTCGACTCCGTCAAGGCCGTGGCCTCCACCGGCCAGGTCACCGTGGTCTCGACCGCCCCGCTGGACGACGAGGCCGTCCGCGCCGCCGTGGACGAGGCGGGCTACGAGCTCGTCGGCCGGGCCTGA
- a CDS encoding heavy metal translocating P-type ATPase — protein MTTTAPHAGPAAGSTATAGGHPSQVELAIGGMTCASCAARVEKKLNRLDGVTATVNFATEKAKVSYTEGIEVADLIATVVKTGYTAEVPRPAVPEPRTPEGTGTPETDRRGEGEPGSLRHRMLVSLVLSLPVVVLAMAPALQFDNWQWLSLTLAAPVVVWGGAPFHKAAWTGVRHGAATMDTLVSIGTLAALGWSLWALFFGHAGMPGMRHGFDLTVSRTDGSSSIYLEAAAGVTTLILLGRYLEAKSKRRAGAALRALLELGAKDVAVLRAGGEVRIPVGELAVGDRFVVRPGEKIATDGTVVEGSSAVDASMLTGESVPVDVVPGDPVAGATVNTAGRIVVEATRVGADTQLSRMAKLVEDAQNGKAEVQRLADRVSGIFVPIVLVIAVGTLLGWLLTTSDAAAAFTAAVAVLIIACPCALGLATPTALMVGTGRGAQLGILIKGPEVLESTRRVDTVVLDKTGTVTTGQMRLHEVVTAPGVDEQELLRLAGALEHASEHPIARAIADGAAERTGALPAPADFRSEPGLGVQGVVDGHAVLVGREKLLGQWAIELPEDLAAAKAAAESEGRTAVAVAWDGQARGVLLVADAIKETSAEAIAQLRALGLTPVLLTGDNRLVAESVAREVGIDDVIAEVLPQDKVAVVKRLQGEGRTVAMVGDGVNDAAALATADLGLAMGTGTDAAIEAGDLTLVRGDLRVAADAIRLARRTLGTIKGNLFWAFGYNVAALPLAAAGLLNPMIAGAAMAFSSVFVVTNSLRLRTFTAST, from the coding sequence ATGACCACCACGGCTCCCCATGCCGGGCCCGCCGCCGGCAGCACGGCGACGGCCGGCGGGCACCCCTCGCAGGTCGAGCTCGCCATCGGCGGTATGACCTGCGCGTCCTGCGCCGCGCGCGTCGAGAAGAAGCTCAACCGCCTCGACGGCGTCACCGCCACGGTGAACTTCGCCACCGAGAAGGCCAAGGTGTCCTACACCGAGGGGATCGAGGTCGCCGACCTGATCGCCACCGTCGTCAAAACCGGGTACACCGCCGAGGTACCGCGCCCCGCGGTACCCGAGCCACGCACCCCCGAGGGCACCGGCACACCGGAGACCGACCGGCGCGGTGAGGGCGAACCGGGCTCCCTGCGCCACCGCATGCTCGTCTCCCTCGTCCTGTCCCTGCCCGTCGTGGTGCTGGCGATGGCGCCCGCGCTCCAGTTCGACAACTGGCAGTGGCTCTCGCTCACCCTCGCCGCGCCGGTCGTCGTCTGGGGCGGCGCGCCCTTCCACAAGGCCGCCTGGACGGGCGTCCGGCACGGCGCGGCCACCATGGACACCCTCGTCTCCATCGGCACCCTCGCGGCCCTCGGCTGGTCCCTGTGGGCACTGTTCTTCGGTCACGCGGGCATGCCGGGGATGCGGCACGGCTTCGATCTCACCGTCTCCCGGACCGACGGATCGTCCTCGATCTACCTGGAGGCGGCCGCCGGGGTGACCACCCTCATCCTCCTCGGCCGCTACCTGGAGGCGAAGTCCAAGCGACGGGCGGGTGCGGCGCTGCGCGCGCTGCTGGAGCTCGGCGCCAAGGACGTGGCCGTCCTGCGCGCGGGCGGTGAGGTACGGATTCCCGTCGGCGAGCTGGCGGTCGGCGACCGCTTCGTGGTCCGCCCCGGTGAGAAGATCGCCACCGACGGCACGGTGGTCGAGGGCTCCTCCGCCGTGGACGCCTCGATGCTGACCGGCGAGTCCGTACCGGTGGACGTGGTGCCCGGCGACCCGGTCGCGGGCGCGACCGTCAACACGGCGGGCCGGATCGTGGTCGAGGCCACCCGCGTGGGCGCGGACACCCAGCTGTCCCGTATGGCCAAGCTGGTCGAGGACGCGCAGAACGGCAAGGCCGAGGTGCAGCGCCTGGCCGACCGGGTCTCGGGGATCTTCGTGCCGATCGTGCTGGTGATCGCCGTGGGCACCCTGCTGGGCTGGCTGCTCACCACCAGCGACGCGGCCGCCGCCTTCACCGCGGCCGTGGCCGTCCTGATCATCGCCTGCCCGTGCGCCCTGGGCCTGGCCACCCCGACCGCGCTGATGGTCGGCACCGGCCGCGGCGCCCAGCTGGGCATCCTGATCAAGGGTCCCGAGGTGCTGGAGTCGACCCGCCGGGTGGACACCGTCGTCCTGGACAAGACCGGCACGGTGACCACCGGACAGATGCGGCTGCACGAGGTCGTGACGGCACCCGGCGTGGACGAGCAGGAGCTGCTGCGGCTCGCGGGCGCCCTGGAGCACGCCTCCGAGCACCCGATCGCCCGAGCCATCGCGGACGGCGCGGCCGAGCGGACGGGCGCCCTCCCGGCACCCGCGGACTTCCGGTCCGAGCCCGGCCTCGGCGTCCAGGGCGTGGTGGACGGCCACGCGGTACTGGTCGGCCGCGAGAAGCTGCTCGGCCAATGGGCCATCGAACTGCCCGAGGACCTGGCGGCCGCCAAGGCGGCGGCCGAGTCGGAGGGGCGCACGGCGGTCGCAGTGGCCTGGGACGGCCAGGCGCGCGGCGTCCTCCTGGTGGCCGACGCGATCAAGGAGACCAGCGCCGAGGCCATCGCCCAGCTGCGCGCACTCGGCCTCACCCCGGTGCTGCTGACCGGGGACAACCGGCTCGTCGCCGAGTCGGTGGCCCGCGAGGTCGGCATCGACGACGTCATCGCCGAAGTACTGCCGCAGGACAAGGTGGCCGTGGTGAAGCGGCTCCAAGGAGAGGGCCGTACGGTCGCCATGGTGGGCGACGGGGTCAACGACGCGGCCGCCCTGGCCACCGCCGACCTCGGACTCGCGATGGGCACGGGCACGGACGCGGCCATCGAGGCCGGGGACCTGACCCTGGTCCGGGGCGACCTACGGGTGGCGGCGGACGCGATCCGGCTGGCGCGCCGGACGCTCGGCACCATCAAGGGCAACCTCTTCTGGGCGTTCGGCTACAACGTCGCCGCGCTGCCGCTCGCGGCGGCCGGACTGCTGAACCCGATGATCGCGGGAGCCGCCATGGCGTTCTCGTCGGTGTTCGTGGTGACGAACAGTCTGCGACTGCGCACCTTCACGGCATCCACATAG
- a CDS encoding citrate synthase has product MSDNSVVVRYGDGEYTYPVVDSTVGDKGFDIGKLRAQTGLVTLDSGYGNTAAYKSAITYLDGEQGILRYRGYPIEQLAERASFLETAFLLINGELPTVDELAAFREDITRHTLLHEDVKRFYDGFPRDAHPMAMLSSVVSALSTFYQDSHNPFDEKQRNLSTIRLLAKLPTIAAYAYKKSVGHPFVYPRNDLGYVENFLRMTFSVPAQEYELDPIVVSALDKLLILHADHEQNCSTSTVRLVGSSQANMFASISAGINALWGPLHGGANQSVLEMLEGIQASGGDVDTFIRKVKNKEDGVKLMGFGHRVYKNFDPRAKIIKSAAHDVLSALGKSDELLDIALKLEEHALADDYFVERKLYPNVDFYTGLIYRAMGFPTEMFTVLFALGRLPGWIAQWHEMIKEPGSRIGRPRQIYTGVVERDFVPVEER; this is encoded by the coding sequence GTGAGCGACAACTCTGTAGTAGTGCGGTACGGGGACGGCGAGTACACCTACCCGGTGGTCGACAGCACTGTCGGCGACAAGGGCTTTGATATCGGCAAGCTGCGCGCCCAGACCGGTCTGGTGACCCTGGATTCCGGTTACGGCAATACCGCCGCGTACAAATCCGCGATCACCTACCTGGACGGTGAGCAGGGCATCCTGCGTTACCGCGGCTACCCCATCGAGCAGCTGGCGGAGCGCGCCTCCTTCCTGGAGACGGCCTTCCTGCTGATCAACGGGGAGCTGCCGACCGTCGATGAACTGGCGGCGTTCCGCGAGGACATCACTCGCCACACGCTGCTCCATGAGGACGTCAAGCGGTTCTACGACGGCTTCCCGCGCGACGCCCACCCGATGGCGATGCTGTCCTCCGTGGTCAGCGCGCTGTCGACCTTCTACCAGGACAGCCACAACCCCTTCGACGAGAAGCAGCGCAACCTCTCGACGATCCGGCTGCTGGCCAAGCTGCCGACCATTGCCGCTTACGCGTACAAGAAGTCGGTCGGCCACCCGTTCGTGTACCCGCGCAATGACCTCGGCTATGTCGAGAACTTCCTCCGGATGACCTTCTCGGTCCCCGCCCAGGAGTACGAGCTCGACCCGATCGTGGTCAGCGCGCTCGACAAGCTGCTGATCCTGCACGCCGACCACGAGCAGAACTGTTCGACCTCCACGGTCCGGCTGGTCGGCTCCTCGCAGGCCAACATGTTCGCCTCCATCTCGGCGGGCATCAACGCCCTGTGGGGCCCCCTGCACGGCGGCGCCAACCAGTCCGTGCTGGAGATGCTGGAGGGCATCCAGGCCTCGGGCGGCGACGTCGACACCTTCATCCGCAAGGTGAAGAACAAGGAAGACGGCGTGAAGCTCATGGGCTTCGGGCACCGCGTCTACAAGAACTTCGACCCCCGGGCGAAGATCATCAAGTCGGCGGCGCACGATGTCCTCTCCGCCCTCGGCAAGTCCGACGAGCTGCTCGACATCGCGCTCAAGCTCGAGGAGCACGCCCTCGCGGACGACTACTTCGTGGAGCGCAAGCTCTACCCGAACGTGGACTTCTACACCGGTCTGATCTACCGGGCCATGGGCTTCCCGACCGAGATGTTCACCGTGCTGTTCGCGCTCGGCCGGCTGCCGGGCTGGATCGCCCAGTGGCACGAGATGATCAAGGAGCCGGGCTCCCGCATCGGCCGCCCGCGCCAGATCTACACCGGCGTCGTCGAGCGCGACTTCGTCCCGGTCGAAGAGCGGTAA